In a single window of the Antedon mediterranea chromosome 1, ecAntMedi1.1, whole genome shotgun sequence genome:
- the LOC140063034 gene encoding cilia- and flagella-associated protein 52-like isoform X1 — MAGDGESDVQMLELKSIIGFNGKVFAGLKVHPDRQHIIYPLGNVVIIEDIQTKKQRYLNGHTNDVSCLAISKSGKYIASGQVTHMGFKADLIIWNYETNDIYCRLSLHKVKVQSLAFSPNDLYLLSLGGQDDGSVVIWDVKAKQSICGSQAALKSAGMTYCVAYSNSNDNIFVTGGNRTLRVWELDRGNRKIRPTDCTMGQLKRVVTSIEVSEKDEFFYCGTTSGDVLKVSVEKQLFRHYGPAKNKYSKGITALALVKTDEMLVGAGDGTVALIKGDTFKKVKSVKIGDAGAITSIALRGNGHQFFVGTENAQTYRFNFAEFTYNLISTCHSDPVNDIVFPFGSSDLFATCSENDIRVWHGSKEMLRISVPNITCHAIDFMRDGRSIISAWNDGKIRAFLPESGRLHYCIEDAHNKGVTAIAATSDCKRIVSGGGEGQVRVWMVGSKSQKMVDAMKEHKGSVSCIKVHKNDTECISASTDGTCIIWDLIRFVRNQVIFANTLFKCVFYHPGGMQLITSGTDRKIAYWGCIDGAQIREVEGSKSGSINGMDIASDGKYFVTGSKDRLIKVWDYKEAEVTHVGIGHSGFINRLKICPNQKIIVSVSDDGAILCWDYPF, encoded by the exons GTAAAGTTTTTGCTGGTTTGAAAGTGCATCCAGATAGACAACATATCATCTACCCTCTAGGAAATGTAGTCATCATCGAAGACattcaaacaaaaaaacagaGATATCTAAATGGCCACACCAATGATGTGTCCTGCTTGGCTATTTCAAAGAGTGGCAAATATATTGCATCTGGACAAGTAACCCATATGGGATTTAAA GCTGATCTGATCATCTGGAATTATGAAACAAATGACATCTACTGTCGTCTTTCTTTGCATAAAGTCAAAGTTCAATCGCTGGCATTCTCTCCAAATGACCTGTACTTATTGTCCCTTGGGGGTCAAGATGATGGCAGCGTCGTTATCTGGGATGTGAAGGCTAAACAGTCAATATGTGGTTCTCAAGCAGCCCTGAAAAGTGCTGGCATGACATATTGTGTAGCATATTCCAACTCTAATGATAACATCTTTGTAACTGGAGGAAA TCGTACTCTGCGTGTATGGGAGCTAGACAGAGGAAACCGTAAGATTCGGCCAACAGACTGTACTATGGGACAGTTGAAGCGGGTTGTAACAAGCATTGAG gtaTCAGAAAAAGATGAGTTTTTCTACTGTGGAACAACTAGCGGTGACGTATTAAAGGTTAGCGTAGAAAAACAACTATTCCGGCACTACGGACcagcaaaaaacaaatacagtaaagGAATCACCGCATTGGCTCTTGTTAAAACAGACGAAATGCTGGTCGGGGCTGGTGATGGAACGGTGGCACTGATCAAAGGAGATACTTTTAAGAAAGTGAAAAGTGTCAAAATCGGCGATGCTGGAGCTATCACATCGATTGCGCTGCGTGGCAATGGGCATCAG TTTTTTGTTGGAACAGAAAACGCACAGACATACCGCTTCAATTTCGCAGAGTTCACATATAATCTCATTTCCACATGTCACTCAGACCCAGTCAACGACATTGTTTTTCCTTT TGGTTCTTCAGATTTATTTGCTACATGCTCGGAGAATGATATTCGTGTTTGGCACGGTAGTAAAGAGATGCTACGCATTTCTGTACCTAATATCACGTGCCACGCCATTGATTTCATGCGAGATGGCAGATCCATAATTAGTG caTGGAATGATGGAAAAATCCGAGCTTTCCTACCAGAATCTGGTCGCCTACATTACTGCATAGAAGACGCCCACAATAAGGGTGTGACTGCAATTGCGGCAACATCCGATTGTAAACGTATTGTGAGTGGTGGTGGAGAGGGTCAGGTCAGAGTTTGGATGGTTGGCTCTAAATCACAGAAAATGGTGGACGCGATGAAAGAACACAAAGGGAGCGTATCATGTATCAAAGTACACAAGAATGATACAGAGTGTATCAGTGCCAGTACTGACGGAACCTGCATCATCTGGGATTTGAT CCGATTTGTACGCAACCAAGTAATATTTGCCAATACCTTATTCAAATGCGTTTTCTATCATCCTGGAGGAATGCAACTTATTACAAGTGGAACTGACAGAAAG ATTGCGTACTGGGGATGCATTGATGGTGCTCAGATTCGAGAAGTAGAAGGATCAAAATCTGGGTCAATCAATGGTATGGATATCGCAAGTGATGGGAAGTACTTTGTAACTGGTAGTAAGGATAGACTGATAAAG GTATGGGATTATAAAGAAGCAGAAGTCACTCATGTTGGAATTGGTCACAGTGGATTCATCAACCGGCTTAAAATATGCCCCAATCAGAAAATCATTGTGAGCGTTAGCGATGATGGCGCTATTCTCTGTTGGGATTACCCGTTTTAA
- the LOC140063034 gene encoding cilia- and flagella-associated protein 52-like isoform X2 — protein MADLIIWNYETNDIYCRLSLHKVKVQSLAFSPNDLYLLSLGGQDDGSVVIWDVKAKQSICGSQAALKSAGMTYCVAYSNSNDNIFVTGGNRTLRVWELDRGNRKIRPTDCTMGQLKRVVTSIEVSEKDEFFYCGTTSGDVLKVSVEKQLFRHYGPAKNKYSKGITALALVKTDEMLVGAGDGTVALIKGDTFKKVKSVKIGDAGAITSIALRGNGHQFFVGTENAQTYRFNFAEFTYNLISTCHSDPVNDIVFPFGSSDLFATCSENDIRVWHGSKEMLRISVPNITCHAIDFMRDGRSIISAWNDGKIRAFLPESGRLHYCIEDAHNKGVTAIAATSDCKRIVSGGGEGQVRVWMVGSKSQKMVDAMKEHKGSVSCIKVHKNDTECISASTDGTCIIWDLIRFVRNQVIFANTLFKCVFYHPGGMQLITSGTDRKIAYWGCIDGAQIREVEGSKSGSINGMDIASDGKYFVTGSKDRLIKVWDYKEAEVTHVGIGHSGFINRLKICPNQKIIVSVSDDGAILCWDYPF, from the exons GCTGATCTGATCATCTGGAATTATGAAACAAATGACATCTACTGTCGTCTTTCTTTGCATAAAGTCAAAGTTCAATCGCTGGCATTCTCTCCAAATGACCTGTACTTATTGTCCCTTGGGGGTCAAGATGATGGCAGCGTCGTTATCTGGGATGTGAAGGCTAAACAGTCAATATGTGGTTCTCAAGCAGCCCTGAAAAGTGCTGGCATGACATATTGTGTAGCATATTCCAACTCTAATGATAACATCTTTGTAACTGGAGGAAA TCGTACTCTGCGTGTATGGGAGCTAGACAGAGGAAACCGTAAGATTCGGCCAACAGACTGTACTATGGGACAGTTGAAGCGGGTTGTAACAAGCATTGAG gtaTCAGAAAAAGATGAGTTTTTCTACTGTGGAACAACTAGCGGTGACGTATTAAAGGTTAGCGTAGAAAAACAACTATTCCGGCACTACGGACcagcaaaaaacaaatacagtaaagGAATCACCGCATTGGCTCTTGTTAAAACAGACGAAATGCTGGTCGGGGCTGGTGATGGAACGGTGGCACTGATCAAAGGAGATACTTTTAAGAAAGTGAAAAGTGTCAAAATCGGCGATGCTGGAGCTATCACATCGATTGCGCTGCGTGGCAATGGGCATCAG TTTTTTGTTGGAACAGAAAACGCACAGACATACCGCTTCAATTTCGCAGAGTTCACATATAATCTCATTTCCACATGTCACTCAGACCCAGTCAACGACATTGTTTTTCCTTT TGGTTCTTCAGATTTATTTGCTACATGCTCGGAGAATGATATTCGTGTTTGGCACGGTAGTAAAGAGATGCTACGCATTTCTGTACCTAATATCACGTGCCACGCCATTGATTTCATGCGAGATGGCAGATCCATAATTAGTG caTGGAATGATGGAAAAATCCGAGCTTTCCTACCAGAATCTGGTCGCCTACATTACTGCATAGAAGACGCCCACAATAAGGGTGTGACTGCAATTGCGGCAACATCCGATTGTAAACGTATTGTGAGTGGTGGTGGAGAGGGTCAGGTCAGAGTTTGGATGGTTGGCTCTAAATCACAGAAAATGGTGGACGCGATGAAAGAACACAAAGGGAGCGTATCATGTATCAAAGTACACAAGAATGATACAGAGTGTATCAGTGCCAGTACTGACGGAACCTGCATCATCTGGGATTTGAT CCGATTTGTACGCAACCAAGTAATATTTGCCAATACCTTATTCAAATGCGTTTTCTATCATCCTGGAGGAATGCAACTTATTACAAGTGGAACTGACAGAAAG ATTGCGTACTGGGGATGCATTGATGGTGCTCAGATTCGAGAAGTAGAAGGATCAAAATCTGGGTCAATCAATGGTATGGATATCGCAAGTGATGGGAAGTACTTTGTAACTGGTAGTAAGGATAGACTGATAAAG GTATGGGATTATAAAGAAGCAGAAGTCACTCATGTTGGAATTGGTCACAGTGGATTCATCAACCGGCTTAAAATATGCCCCAATCAGAAAATCATTGTGAGCGTTAGCGATGATGGCGCTATTCTCTGTTGGGATTACCCGTTTTAA
- the LOC140063067 gene encoding ubiquitin-like protein ATG12 has product MAEQNLDSAKPSVPTGSTQQVTKKKKIDVLLKATGDAPIMKKRKWAVEPTNTIAGISDFIRKYIKCDPAESLFIYVNQAFSPSPDQTILNLFECFGSDGKLVLHYCKSEAWG; this is encoded by the exons ATGGCAGAACAAAACCTTGATTCAGCAAAACCCTCAGTTCCTACCGGATCAACCCAACAAGTTACCAAGAAGAAGAAAA ttGATGTGTTGTTGAAGGCGACAGGGGATGCACCGATTATGAAAAAGAGGAAATGGGCAGTAGAACCAACTAATACAATAGCAGGAATATCAGATTTTATAAGAAAATACATTAAATGTGACCCTGCAGAGTCACTG tttatttatGTCAACCAAGCATTTTCACCATCTCCTGaccaaacaattttaaatttatttgaa TGCTTTGGTAGTGATGGCAAGCTTGTTTTACATTACTGTAAAAGTGAAGCCTGGGGTTGA
- the LOC140063056 gene encoding dehydrogenase/reductase SDR family protein 7-like — MGVGNVYTTIAAAIGGLGLLMILRRYMLNKKIKKLQSKVVVITGASSGVGEACAHAFYRCGCKVILCSRRRNELERVKEQLMSLQLEIETYTPVVVPLDLENTDDIRVRAIEILECFGRVDVLINNGGISFRGTARETDIDIDKKIMNINYFGAVALTKVLLNSMIFEGSGHIIAVSSIQGRMAIPYRTAYTASKYALQAFFDSLRAEVADNNINVTVVSPSYINTNLSLHAVCSDGSAHGVMDSTTAKGMSSKYVANQIVKAVVTKRKDLMLGPIDHKLAVHLRNLLPSLYFWIMKMRARKGSKGED; from the exons ATGGGCGTAGGAAATGTGTACACAACAATAGCCGCAGCCATTGGCGGCCTTGGACTTCTCATGATTCTTCGGAgatatatgttaaataaaaaaattaaaaaactacAAAGTAAAGTTGTGGTGATCACAGGAGCTAGTTCAGGTGTTGGCGAAg CATGTGCTCACGCTTTTTATCGGTGTGGTTGTAAGGTGATACTGTGCTCAAGAAGACGGAATGAactagaaagagttaaagaacAACTAATGTCTTTGCAACTG GAAATTGAAACATATACACCAGTAGTCGTGCCCCTTGACCTTGAGAATACAGATGACATTAGAGTACGAGCCATCGAGATCTTGGAATGCTTCGGTAGAGTTGACGTTCTTATCAACAATGGCGGAATTAGTTTTAGAGGCACAGCTAGGGAGACAGATATTGATATTGATAAAAAGATTATGAATATCAATTACTTTGGAGCTGTTGCATTGACAAAAG ttttattaaattcaatGATCTTTGAAGGCTCAGGCCACATCATAGCTGTCAGTAGTATTCAGGGAAGGATGGCAATCCCATACAGGACTGCAT ACACAGCATCTAAATATGCTCTGCAAGCATTTTTTGATAGTCTCCGTGCAGAAGTTGCTGACAACAACATAAATGTCACCGTAGTCAGTCCTAGCTACATAAACACAAACTTGTCATTGCATGCGGTTTGTAGTGATGGATCAGCTCATGGAG TAATGGATTCTACAACAGCAAAAGGTATGTCAAGCAAGTATGTAGCAAACCAAATAGTCAAGGCTGTGGTGACAAAAAGGAAGGATTTGATGCTAGGCCCCATCGACCACAAACTGGCAGTACACCTCAGGAATCTGTTGCCTTCACTTTATTTTTGGATCATGAAAATGCGGGCTAGAAAGGGTTCAAAAGGCGAAGATTAA
- the LOC140063049 gene encoding uncharacterized protein, whose translation MSADEPVGREVKLYVYDLTKGVARSMSQAFLGKQLDGIWHTSIVVFAREYFFGGGGIETCRPGGTILGNPDNVVELGDTFLDYPLFYEYISNLREDMFSGEKYHLFDHNCNTFSNEIAQFLTGNEIPEYITSLPQEVLDTPLGALIKPLIDSMTTNPVPPRTNSYLEPIPQPSYLQDDVPSQASAAAPDDQAKVDDQRQVNGTEVNGVGADIKASDDAEIPVKPKLPVVSKKHMFTDAKPGECVQCILGNLPEGMLTEEEKMSLEALRKYLDEDMDLTGIPNNGFLAVGKLLQTMELPPCVLVAVLDLLQLAFLNLDVVRFMLSNDDPVMMTFVNDLNNKTIDVQVAAIKMLCNVCKWGQGYTWLVSEQEWTLNGATTRNCTITCSLITSALLCQNMQLMEVAATLVNNMAQHEVSEDIAIELGSAMLQCITTVADIAEGTAFFCLGGLYGLMQHGEVTCLASVMGLDPQKYASRSQRLEILCGDMLSVMNEN comes from the exons ATGAGTGCTGACGAGCCAGTAGGACGTGAAGTTAAACTATATGTTTACGATTTAACAAAAGGGGTGGCCCGGTCGATGTCGCAGGCATTCCTTG GTAAACAGCTGGATGGGATATGGCATACATCAATTGTTGTATTCGCTAGAGAATACTTCTTCGGAGGTGGCGGAATTGAGACCTGCCGACCA ggtgGAACGATTCTTGGAAATCCTGACAATGTTGTTGAACTTGGCGATACTTTCTTAGATTACCCACTTTTTTACGAATACATTTCAAATTTAAGAGAAGATATGTTTAG tggAGAGAAGTATCACTTGTTTGATCACAATTGTAACACATTCAGCAATGAGATTGCGCAATTTCTCACAGGCAATGAAATCCCAGAATACATCACTAGTCTTCCTCAGGAAGTGCTCGACAC gCCGCTTGGTGCTTTAATCAAACCTTTAATAGACTCAATGACAACAAATCCCGTCCCACCGAGAACTAATAGCTATCTAGAACCAATCCCGCAACCAAGTTATTTACAAGATGACGTCCCATCACAGGCCTCCGCTGCTGCTCCAGATGACCAGGCAAAAGTTGATGATCAAAGGCAAGTTAATGGTACGGAGGTCAATGGGGTCGGCGCTGATATTAAGGCAAGCGATGATGCTGAAATTCCTGTGAAACCAAAACTTCCAGTTGTGTCGAAAAAACACATGTTTACTGATGCTAAG CCAGGTGAATGTgtgcaatgcattttgggaaaTCTTCCAGAAGGTATGTTGACAGAGGAAGAGAAAATGTCATTGGAGGCACTTAGAAAATACCTCGATGAAGATATGGATCTAACTGGTATACCAAACAATGGTTTTCTTGCTGTTG gTAAATTGCTACAAACAATGGAACTGCCGCCTTGTGTGTTAGTGGCCGTCTTAGATTTGCTACAACTAGCCTTCTTAAACTTAGATGTTGTTAGGTTTATGTTGAGCAACGATGACCCTGTTATGATGACCTTTGTGAATGACttgaataataaaacaattgatgtGCAAGTGGCTGCTATCAAGAtg CTCTGTAATGTGTGCAAATGGGGTCAGGGCTATACATGGTTAGTCTCCGAGCAAGAATGGACTCTCAATGGAGCGACAACTCGTAATTGTACAATCACCTGTTCTCTCATTACATCTGCTTTGCTTTGCCAAAATATGCAGCTGATGGAAGTGGCTGCCACACTAGTCAACAACATGGCACAGCATGAG GTTTCAGAAGACATTGCTATTGAGCTTGGCAGTGCTATGCTGCAATGTATAACTACGGTAGCTGATATTGCAGAAGGAACAG CATTTTTCTGTCTAGGTGGTCTTTATGGTTTAATGCAACATGGTGAGGTCACATGTCTTGCCTCAGTGATGGGATTGGATCCTCAAAAATATGCATCTCGCTCACAAAGATTAGAAATACTGTGCGGTGACATGCTATCTGTTATGAACGAAAATTAG
- the LOC140048171 gene encoding transmembrane protein 11, mitochondrial-like produces MADDKQRELVGTDCAIIHEIYDNGNAQEQFEFELEQALEAQKAIIIIEPSRIGDETARWIVVGNCIHKMSVLSGVTALTSPLLLPESFSNFVCIPMGVISIGCAVLYGVSWQFDPCCKYQVEYNTRKLSKLPLHTLSTSSPVVLVRKDDKYRKLLHNMLSGMTCMYLGYKVYHWFLQ; encoded by the exons ATGGCTGATGATAAACAAAG AGAACTAGTGGGAACCGATTGTGCTATTATTCATGAAATCTACGACAATGGAAATGCACAAGAACAATTTGAATTTGAACTTGAACAAGCTCTAGAAGCGCAGAAAGCAATAATCATCATCGAACCGTCACGTATAGGTGACGAAACGGCACGTTGGATCGTCGTAGGAAATTGCATTCACAAGATGTCAGTACTATCCGGAGTTACCGCCCTCACATCACCTCTTTTGTTGCCAGAAagtttttcaaattttgtttgcATACCAATGGGAGTAATAAGCATAGGTTGTGCCGTGCTGTATGGCGTTTCCTGGCAATTTGATCCATGCTGTAAATATCAAGTAGAGTATAACACACGCAAGTTATCGAAGTTGCCACTACACACGCTATCGACGTCATCACCGGTCGTGCTTGTACGAAAAGATGATAAATATCGGAAACTTTTACACAACATGCTCTCAGGAATGACCTGCATGTATTTAGGATACAAAGTCTACCACTGGTTTTTACAATGA